Below is a window of Clostridiales bacterium DNA.
GAACGCCAGGACCTTTTTCATGCGTTGTCTCCCGCGCTGAACGGGTTCAGGATCACCGGCATCTGACGCTTGTGGCGGTTCGCGTTTTCCCGTTTCCGGATGGCCGCGTCCGTTTCCGCGTTTCCGCAGGAGCCTTCCCGGATGTATTTGTGGATGTCGGCGTATTTCAGGCCCATCTTCTCCTCGTCACTGCAGCCGGAGAGCCCGTCCGTGGGCGTTTTCTCCACCAGCTCGCGGGGGATTTCCGGCATGGTCCGGCCGACCTCCACCACTTCCACGCTGGTCAGCGCGCCGAGCATGGCAAAATCGCAGGAGGTATCCCCGTCCTTGGTGCAGTAGCCAACGGTCGCTTCGCTGAGGTTGCCGGTTCCGGCCAGCCGTGCGCCCAGCGCCTGGGCAATATACCGCAGCACGGTCATCCGGATCCGCGGGCCGACGTTGATGTCGCTCTCCCGGCTCTGCGGAATCGCGAATCCGGCATCCGGCGCAGCGGGGCCGGCCTGGTCGGTCGCCTCCCG
It encodes the following:
- the nadE gene encoding NAD(+) synthase, whose translation is MIYPFDPEKARDGLVAEVRSLAAKQGFSKVVVGISGGKDSTVTAAIAARALGPENVYGVMLPDGEQKDIADSRRVCEALGIRTRTVNIGAIHTALREATDQAGPAAPDAGFAIPQSRESDINVGPRIRMTVLRYIAQALGARLAGTGNLSEATVGYCTKDGDTSCDFAMLGALTSVEVVEVGRTMPEIPRELVEKTPTDGLSGCSDEEKMGLKYADIHKYIREGSCGNAETDAAIRKRENANRHKRQMPVILNPFSAGDNA